A window of Dromiciops gliroides isolate mDroGli1 chromosome X, mDroGli1.pri, whole genome shotgun sequence contains these coding sequences:
- the FRMPD3 gene encoding FERM and PDZ domain-containing protein 3 isoform X4, protein MQAKLQYLRILNELPTFTGVLFNTVGLDEKHSATTLLVGPRHGISHVIDLKTNLTTVLSEFSKISKIQLFQENQGVARVETSILDAKPLVLLMEWPEATNFACLIAGYCRLLLDSRKMMFSKTPSQPSSSSMNKADYMQNAHHPVSGGHLGKKESSFVGSMVSSPGKPCSQGPPTANSELVSFCYLHMREQRKERESQTDINENLIFSEETRPRTKSDPTSKSSGQGYSESANDYDTTSQVQVPCPSRARAYTIDNTLGAEALNFYCDSCKAKLKNQLGSRKSRRPGTSCDNMVDLMSLPPPGSEEEEEEEDESTSLLPAIAAPPPGFRDNSSDEDDPKRRVAQSQEQGRPLCGILYDEIPVTLIDSVQTRTVRDHAQELDDALVSTLQALEALAAAEDCPHPPPPQTAGLIVLATITPESSLDSGHETNSSELTDMSEMVSAMKQRQNTTYFLAQHINKESLMARKDLPFRIPSCATQAVLTAPYPLGRQEAGPAAAARKAALPAQGSGPAGGRRRLEPAEVQTHRELPTTLAVHPALASQLSSEPRSQGPMPWGAEGEEPEHPKAALETSLRATPSALSGEQGAELREKLPQEVRLSPQLILDPKGSVTPAMLSAALPQAVHNKALVSPGAALDSTPRGERKQGPGAGSSGICRNLKAKGSPSSAEVAFSYQQQQQQPPPQPQQQPQQQQQQQQQQRGRGQFSPEASPRAKAPSRIQADPLRLSLIEEDKLSAQGFPAKNYLPRKVREPLGKQVSGEVGSRGGSEGASSASRKQGFAMGQGERGQMESSRLEDSGRGPRAGHPSPFQSSGGQPRGPSPLALWASGRQANTMPSRRPDKAPAGAHADPDGPAKPKASKAPFRLRNLFSATFPSLMKKETDERQAQLRKVKQYELEFLEELLKPQSKGDLPAPEYLHPSGPGRCGCQLRSSPVQQVPGISREQRRSCDCKRICRGGRPQAAQLPAPELLRGRERNRALPLPKRPEAPSALSFSSPTKSCRVRSASLESRECRSEPESGVSCLATCASRGECMADPHYRKLMRRYSVRELDKSEQASLTSDISQHQPLGQLPKEADAGFPQSVGPKGKPHELMSLGDPSYVQVTPEAKGPKATATFSLPEEVYPGPADVEDGEGDKCCSIRYCFYYRKCDMADDGSDGKDELSYSIPMQFLPGMKLDDEVVPVVSRTLQVLDATTCSGSSSPAEDKQSQEIDLRISTFEGSLAKINALQGHVYALPDGFLAVQLDTNELLAVLRQCVLNPEVRGSKPHTSQLSQYKQELALKFKELRASCRRVAAVDKSPTHMLAAITGSFQVLSGLIETFVRLVYIVRSEAQRQELLVKVEEVVKNYTFLLRAAEESTARTLNQQQHLAAAAAAGAAAGGPVAERPSTTSATVMSTFTRSLKTLINK, encoded by the exons ATTACATGCAAAATGCCCACCACCCTGTCTCTGGGGGCCACCTGGGGAAGAAGGAGAGTAGTTTTGTGGGCAGCATGGTCTCCAGCCCTGGGAAGCCGTGCTCGCAGGGCCCCCCAACTGCCAACTCAGAGCTTGTCAGTTTCTGCTACCTCCACATGCgggagcagaggaaggagagggagagccaGACAGACATCAATGAGAATCTAATCTTCTCTGAGGAGACCAGACCCAGGACCAAGTCGGATCCAACATCCAAAAGCTCTGGCCAGGGTTATAGTGAGTCTGCCAACGACTACGACACCACCAGTCAGGTCCAGGTGCCCTGTCCCAGCAGAGCCCGGGCCTATACCATAGATAATACCCTTGGGGCTGAGGCTCTGAACTTCTACTGTGACTCCTGCAAAGCCAAGCTCAAGAACCAACTGGGCTCTCGGAAGAGCAGGAGGCCCGGGACCTCCTGTGACAATATGGTGGATCTcatgtccctccctccccctggaagtgaggaagaagaagaggaggaagatgagagcACTTCCCTGCTGCCTGCCATTGCCGCCCCACCCCCTGGTTTCCGGGACAACAGTTCCGATGAGGATGATCCCAAGCGTCGAGTGGCCCAGAGCCAGGAGCAAGGTCGACCTTTGTGTGGAATCTTATATGACGAGATCCCAGTGACCCTGATTGACAGCGTACAGACCCGGACTGTCCGAGACCATGCCCAGGAACTAGACGATGCCCTGGTGTCCACCCTGCAAGCCTTGGAAGCTCTGGCAGCAGCCGAGGACTGTCcgcatcccccacccccacagacagcag GTCTGATTGTGCTGGCTACCATCACCCCTGAGTCATCTCTGGACTCTGGCCACGAGACCAATTCATCCGAGTTGACAGACATGTCTGAGATGGTGTCCGCCATGAAACAACGTCAGAACACCACTTACTTCCTGGCCCAGCACATCAACAAGGAGAGCCTCATGGCCCGCAAGGACCTGCCTTTCCGGATCCCGAGCTGTGCCACCCAGGCTGTCCTTACGGCCCCGTACCCTCTGGGGCGCCAGGAGGCCGGCCCTGCAGCGGCAGCTCGCAAGGCAGccctccctgcccagggctccGGCCCCGCAGGCGGCAGGAGAAGACTGGAGCCGGCCGAAGTGCAGACCCACCGCGAGCTCCCCACAACCCTGGCTGTGCACCCGGCACTGGCCTCGCAGCTCAGCAGTGAGCCGCGGAGCCAGGGCCCGATGCCCTGGGGAGCGGAAGGCGAGGAGCCGGAGCACCCCAAGGCTGCCCTGGAGACGTCTCTGAGGGCCACCCCCTCGGCTCTGAGTGGAGAGCAGGGCGCAGAGCTGAGGGAGAAGCTGCCCCAGGAAGTGAGGCTGAGTCCCCAGCTGATCTTAGACCCCAAGGGCAGTGTGACTCCAGCCATGCTGTCCGCCGCCTTGCCTCAAGCGGTGCATAACAAGGCCCTGGTCTCCCCAGGAGCAGCCCTGGACAGCACCCCtaggggagagaggaagcagGGGCCCGGTGCGGGGAGCAGCGGCATCTGTAGGAATCTCAAGGCCAAGGGCAGCCCCAGTTCTGCTGAAGTTGCGTTCAgctatcagcagcagcagcagcagccgccgccacagccacagcagcagccacagcagcagcagcagcagcaacaacaacaacgggGTAGGGGGCAGTTCAGCCCAGAGGCCTCCCCCAGAGCCAAGGCCCCTTCTAGGATCCAGGCCGATCCCTTGCGCCTCTCTCTCATAGAGGAGGACAAGCTCTCTGCTCAGGGCTTCCCCGCCAAAAACTACCTCCCAAGAAAGGTCCGGGAGCCCCTCGGGAAGCAGGtcagtggggaggtggggagcagGGGCGGGTCCGAGGGAGCCAGCTCAGCCTCTAGGAAGCAGGGCTTTGCCATGGGTCAAGGGGAGAGAGGGCAGATGGAAAGCAGTCGGCTGGAGGATAGTGGCCGAGGCCCCCGAGCTGGCCACCCTAGCCCCTTCCAGAGCTCCGGTGGGCAGCCCAGAGGCCCAAGCCCATTGGCGCTCTGGGCTAGTGGCCGGCAGGCAAACACAATGCCCTCCAGGAGACCCGACAAGGCCCCGGCTGGGGCTCACGCCGACCCTGACGGGCCAGCCAAGCCCAAGGCTTCGAAGGCGCCATTTCGCCTGAGGAACCTCTTCTCTGCCACCTTCCCATCCTTGATGAAGAAGGAGACTGACGAACGGCAGGCCCAACTACGGAAGGTAAAGCAGTATGAActggaattcctggaagagctcctGAAGCCCCAGAGCAAGGGGGACCTCCCTGCCCCGGAGTACCTACATCCCTCGGGCCCCGGCCGCTGTGGCTGCCAGCTGCGGAGCAGCCCCGTCCAGCAGGTGCCCGGCATCTCCCGGGAGCAGCGCCGCAGCTGCGACTGTAAGCGGATCTGCCGAGGAGGGAGACCTCAAGCAGCCCAGCTCCCCGCTCCCGAGCTGCTCCggggcagagagagaaacagagccCTCCCCCTTCCGAAGCGCCCAGAGGCCCCTTCGGCTTTGAGCTTCAGCAGCCCCACCAAGAGCTGCCGAGTTCGGTCCGCCAGCCTGGAATCCCGGGAGTGCCGATCAGAGCCTGAGAGTGGTGTGTCATGCTTGGCCACCTGTGCTTCTAGGGGGGAGTGCATGGCAGACCCGCACTATAGGAAGCTAATGCGCCGCTATAGCGTTAGGGAGCTGGACAAGAGTGAGCAGGCCTCTCTGACCTCTGACATCTCCCAGCACCAGCCCCTAGGGCAGCTGCCCAAGGAGGCAGATGCTGGCTTTCCCCAGAGTGTGGGTCCCAAGGGCAAGCCCCATGAGCTGATGTCCCTGGGGGACCCCTCTTATGTCCAAGTCACTCCCGAGGCCAAAGGCCCCAAAGCAACAGCCACATTTTCCCTTCCAGAAGAGGTGTATCCTGGCCCAGCTGATGTGGAGGATGGCGAAGGGGACAAGTGCTGCTCCATCCGCTACTGCTTCTATTACCGCAAGTGTGACATGGCCGACGACGGGAGCGACGGCAAGGACGAGCTCTCCTACTCAATCCCCATGCAGTTCCTGCCGGGCATGAAGCTGGACGACGAGGTGGTGCCCGTGGTGAGCCGCACCCTCCAGGTGTTGGACGCCACCACctgcagcggcagcagcagcccCGCGGAAGACAAGCAGAGCCAAGAGATCGACCTGCGCATCTCCACCTTCGAGGGGAGCCTGGCTAAGATCAATGCCCTGCAGGGCCACGTCTATGCCCTGCCCGACGGCTTCCTGGCCGTGCAGCTGGACACCAACGAGCTGCTGGCAGTGCTGCGCCAGTGCGTGCTGAACCCCGAGGTCCGCGGCTCCAAGCCCCACACCTCCCAGCTCTCCCAGTACAAGCAGGAGCTGGCCCTCAAGTTCAAGGAGCTGCGGGCCTCCTGCCGCCGCGTGGCGGCCGTGGATAAGAGCCCCACGCACATGCTGGCCGCCATCACGGGCAGCTTCCAGGTGCTAAGCGGCCTCATCGAGACCTTCGTGAGGCTGGTGTACATCGTGCGCTCGGAGGCCCAACGGCAGGAGCTGCTGGTGAAGGTGGAAGAGGTGGTGAAGAACTACACCTTCCTGCTGCGAGCCGCGGAAGAGTCCACAGCTCGGACTCTGAACCAGCAGCAACATctggcagcggcggcggcggccggggCGGCGGCTGGGGGACCGGTGGCGGAGCGCCCCTCGACGACATCAGCGACTGTTATGAGCACATTCACGCGCTCCTTGAAGACCCTGATCAACAAGTAA
- the FRMPD3 gene encoding FERM and PDZ domain-containing protein 3 isoform X5 yields MARSHQLCLPDCRVLPPFVGLQENDVLQDSQSAFFIFNEQDYMQNAHHPVSGGHLGKKESSFVGSMVSSPGKPCSQGPPTANSELVSFCYLHMREQRKERESQTDINENLIFSEETRPRTKSDPTSKSSGQGYSESANDYDTTSQVQVPCPSRARAYTIDNTLGAEALNFYCDSCKAKLKNQLGSRKSRRPGTSCDNMVDLMSLPPPGSEEEEEEEDESTSLLPAIAAPPPGFRDNSSDEDDPKRRVAQSQEQGRPLCGILYDEIPVTLIDSVQTRTVRDHAQELDDALVSTLQALEALAAAEDCPHPPPPQTAGLIVLATITPESSLDSGHETNSSELTDMSEMVSAMKQRQNTTYFLAQHINKESLMARKDLPFRIPSCATQAVLTAPYPLGRQEAGPAAAARKAALPAQGSGPAGGRRRLEPAEVQTHRELPTTLAVHPALASQLSSEPRSQGPMPWGAEGEEPEHPKAALETSLRATPSALSGEQGAELREKLPQEVRLSPQLILDPKGSVTPAMLSAALPQAVHNKALVSPGAALDSTPRGERKQGPGAGSSGICRNLKAKGSPSSAEVAFSYQQQQQQPPPQPQQQPQQQQQQQQQQRGRGQFSPEASPRAKAPSRIQADPLRLSLIEEDKLSAQGFPAKNYLPRKVREPLGKQVSGEVGSRGGSEGASSASRKQGFAMGQGERGQMESSRLEDSGRGPRAGHPSPFQSSGGQPRGPSPLALWASGRQANTMPSRRPDKAPAGAHADPDGPAKPKASKAPFRLRNLFSATFPSLMKKETDERQAQLRKVKQYELEFLEELLKPQSKGDLPAPEYLHPSGPGRCGCQLRSSPVQQVPGISREQRRSCDCKRICRGGRPQAAQLPAPELLRGRERNRALPLPKRPEAPSALSFSSPTKSCRVRSASLESRECRSEPESGVSCLATCASRGECMADPHYRKLMRRYSVRELDKSEQASLTSDISQHQPLGQLPKEADAGFPQSVGPKGKPHELMSLGDPSYVQVTPEAKGPKATATFSLPEEVYPGPADVEDGEGDKCCSIRYCFYYRKCDMADDGSDGKDELSYSIPMQFLPGMKLDDEVVPVVSRTLQVLDATTCSGSSSPAEDKQSQEIDLRISTFEGSLAKINALQGHVYALPDGFLAVQLDTNELLAVLRQCVLNPEVRGSKPHTSQLSQYKQELALKFKELRASCRRVAAVDKSPTHMLAAITGSFQVLSGLIETFVRLVYIVRSEAQRQELLVKVEEVVKNYTFLLRAAEESTARTLNQQQHLAAAAAAGAAAGGPVAERPSTTSATVMSTFTRSLKTLINK; encoded by the exons ATTACATGCAAAATGCCCACCACCCTGTCTCTGGGGGCCACCTGGGGAAGAAGGAGAGTAGTTTTGTGGGCAGCATGGTCTCCAGCCCTGGGAAGCCGTGCTCGCAGGGCCCCCCAACTGCCAACTCAGAGCTTGTCAGTTTCTGCTACCTCCACATGCgggagcagaggaaggagagggagagccaGACAGACATCAATGAGAATCTAATCTTCTCTGAGGAGACCAGACCCAGGACCAAGTCGGATCCAACATCCAAAAGCTCTGGCCAGGGTTATAGTGAGTCTGCCAACGACTACGACACCACCAGTCAGGTCCAGGTGCCCTGTCCCAGCAGAGCCCGGGCCTATACCATAGATAATACCCTTGGGGCTGAGGCTCTGAACTTCTACTGTGACTCCTGCAAAGCCAAGCTCAAGAACCAACTGGGCTCTCGGAAGAGCAGGAGGCCCGGGACCTCCTGTGACAATATGGTGGATCTcatgtccctccctccccctggaagtgaggaagaagaagaggaggaagatgagagcACTTCCCTGCTGCCTGCCATTGCCGCCCCACCCCCTGGTTTCCGGGACAACAGTTCCGATGAGGATGATCCCAAGCGTCGAGTGGCCCAGAGCCAGGAGCAAGGTCGACCTTTGTGTGGAATCTTATATGACGAGATCCCAGTGACCCTGATTGACAGCGTACAGACCCGGACTGTCCGAGACCATGCCCAGGAACTAGACGATGCCCTGGTGTCCACCCTGCAAGCCTTGGAAGCTCTGGCAGCAGCCGAGGACTGTCcgcatcccccacccccacagacagcag GTCTGATTGTGCTGGCTACCATCACCCCTGAGTCATCTCTGGACTCTGGCCACGAGACCAATTCATCCGAGTTGACAGACATGTCTGAGATGGTGTCCGCCATGAAACAACGTCAGAACACCACTTACTTCCTGGCCCAGCACATCAACAAGGAGAGCCTCATGGCCCGCAAGGACCTGCCTTTCCGGATCCCGAGCTGTGCCACCCAGGCTGTCCTTACGGCCCCGTACCCTCTGGGGCGCCAGGAGGCCGGCCCTGCAGCGGCAGCTCGCAAGGCAGccctccctgcccagggctccGGCCCCGCAGGCGGCAGGAGAAGACTGGAGCCGGCCGAAGTGCAGACCCACCGCGAGCTCCCCACAACCCTGGCTGTGCACCCGGCACTGGCCTCGCAGCTCAGCAGTGAGCCGCGGAGCCAGGGCCCGATGCCCTGGGGAGCGGAAGGCGAGGAGCCGGAGCACCCCAAGGCTGCCCTGGAGACGTCTCTGAGGGCCACCCCCTCGGCTCTGAGTGGAGAGCAGGGCGCAGAGCTGAGGGAGAAGCTGCCCCAGGAAGTGAGGCTGAGTCCCCAGCTGATCTTAGACCCCAAGGGCAGTGTGACTCCAGCCATGCTGTCCGCCGCCTTGCCTCAAGCGGTGCATAACAAGGCCCTGGTCTCCCCAGGAGCAGCCCTGGACAGCACCCCtaggggagagaggaagcagGGGCCCGGTGCGGGGAGCAGCGGCATCTGTAGGAATCTCAAGGCCAAGGGCAGCCCCAGTTCTGCTGAAGTTGCGTTCAgctatcagcagcagcagcagcagccgccgccacagccacagcagcagccacagcagcagcagcagcagcaacaacaacaacgggGTAGGGGGCAGTTCAGCCCAGAGGCCTCCCCCAGAGCCAAGGCCCCTTCTAGGATCCAGGCCGATCCCTTGCGCCTCTCTCTCATAGAGGAGGACAAGCTCTCTGCTCAGGGCTTCCCCGCCAAAAACTACCTCCCAAGAAAGGTCCGGGAGCCCCTCGGGAAGCAGGtcagtggggaggtggggagcagGGGCGGGTCCGAGGGAGCCAGCTCAGCCTCTAGGAAGCAGGGCTTTGCCATGGGTCAAGGGGAGAGAGGGCAGATGGAAAGCAGTCGGCTGGAGGATAGTGGCCGAGGCCCCCGAGCTGGCCACCCTAGCCCCTTCCAGAGCTCCGGTGGGCAGCCCAGAGGCCCAAGCCCATTGGCGCTCTGGGCTAGTGGCCGGCAGGCAAACACAATGCCCTCCAGGAGACCCGACAAGGCCCCGGCTGGGGCTCACGCCGACCCTGACGGGCCAGCCAAGCCCAAGGCTTCGAAGGCGCCATTTCGCCTGAGGAACCTCTTCTCTGCCACCTTCCCATCCTTGATGAAGAAGGAGACTGACGAACGGCAGGCCCAACTACGGAAGGTAAAGCAGTATGAActggaattcctggaagagctcctGAAGCCCCAGAGCAAGGGGGACCTCCCTGCCCCGGAGTACCTACATCCCTCGGGCCCCGGCCGCTGTGGCTGCCAGCTGCGGAGCAGCCCCGTCCAGCAGGTGCCCGGCATCTCCCGGGAGCAGCGCCGCAGCTGCGACTGTAAGCGGATCTGCCGAGGAGGGAGACCTCAAGCAGCCCAGCTCCCCGCTCCCGAGCTGCTCCggggcagagagagaaacagagccCTCCCCCTTCCGAAGCGCCCAGAGGCCCCTTCGGCTTTGAGCTTCAGCAGCCCCACCAAGAGCTGCCGAGTTCGGTCCGCCAGCCTGGAATCCCGGGAGTGCCGATCAGAGCCTGAGAGTGGTGTGTCATGCTTGGCCACCTGTGCTTCTAGGGGGGAGTGCATGGCAGACCCGCACTATAGGAAGCTAATGCGCCGCTATAGCGTTAGGGAGCTGGACAAGAGTGAGCAGGCCTCTCTGACCTCTGACATCTCCCAGCACCAGCCCCTAGGGCAGCTGCCCAAGGAGGCAGATGCTGGCTTTCCCCAGAGTGTGGGTCCCAAGGGCAAGCCCCATGAGCTGATGTCCCTGGGGGACCCCTCTTATGTCCAAGTCACTCCCGAGGCCAAAGGCCCCAAAGCAACAGCCACATTTTCCCTTCCAGAAGAGGTGTATCCTGGCCCAGCTGATGTGGAGGATGGCGAAGGGGACAAGTGCTGCTCCATCCGCTACTGCTTCTATTACCGCAAGTGTGACATGGCCGACGACGGGAGCGACGGCAAGGACGAGCTCTCCTACTCAATCCCCATGCAGTTCCTGCCGGGCATGAAGCTGGACGACGAGGTGGTGCCCGTGGTGAGCCGCACCCTCCAGGTGTTGGACGCCACCACctgcagcggcagcagcagcccCGCGGAAGACAAGCAGAGCCAAGAGATCGACCTGCGCATCTCCACCTTCGAGGGGAGCCTGGCTAAGATCAATGCCCTGCAGGGCCACGTCTATGCCCTGCCCGACGGCTTCCTGGCCGTGCAGCTGGACACCAACGAGCTGCTGGCAGTGCTGCGCCAGTGCGTGCTGAACCCCGAGGTCCGCGGCTCCAAGCCCCACACCTCCCAGCTCTCCCAGTACAAGCAGGAGCTGGCCCTCAAGTTCAAGGAGCTGCGGGCCTCCTGCCGCCGCGTGGCGGCCGTGGATAAGAGCCCCACGCACATGCTGGCCGCCATCACGGGCAGCTTCCAGGTGCTAAGCGGCCTCATCGAGACCTTCGTGAGGCTGGTGTACATCGTGCGCTCGGAGGCCCAACGGCAGGAGCTGCTGGTGAAGGTGGAAGAGGTGGTGAAGAACTACACCTTCCTGCTGCGAGCCGCGGAAGAGTCCACAGCTCGGACTCTGAACCAGCAGCAACATctggcagcggcggcggcggccggggCGGCGGCTGGGGGACCGGTGGCGGAGCGCCCCTCGACGACATCAGCGACTGTTATGAGCACATTCACGCGCTCCTTGAAGACCCTGATCAACAAGTAA